From Pedococcus aerophilus, one genomic window encodes:
- a CDS encoding sugar ABC transporter substrate-binding protein, translating to MPTRSVRLAGAALVAGLGLATIAACGSGDDSSGSSSSGGGDSAKKIAFLLPESKTTRYETFDRPLFEAAVKKDCAACEIIYSNADQDASKQQQQAEAALTQGANVLVLDPVDGKAAAAIAASAKGQGVPVVAYDRFIAGVDYYVSFDNESVGKLQAQTLVDILKKDGKTSGDIVMINGSPTDPNAASFKKGAHSVIDTSGFKVAAEYDTPDWSPDKAQAWMEGQISAVKGNLVGVYAANDGTGGGAIAALKGGGVNPLPPVTGQDSELAAIQRILSGDQAMTIYKPIPPEAEAAAKAAIALANKQKPASTADTEGVPSTILDPIAVTKDTIKDTIIKDNVYKVADICTGSFAAACTAAGIS from the coding sequence ATGCCCACCCGTTCCGTTCGTCTCGCCGGGGCCGCTCTGGTGGCTGGCCTCGGCCTCGCAACGATCGCCGCCTGTGGGAGCGGTGACGACTCGTCCGGCTCCTCGTCCTCGGGCGGTGGCGACTCGGCCAAGAAGATCGCCTTCCTGCTGCCGGAGTCCAAGACCACGCGCTACGAGACCTTCGACCGCCCGCTGTTCGAGGCCGCGGTCAAGAAGGACTGCGCCGCCTGCGAGATCATCTACAGCAACGCCGACCAGGACGCGAGCAAGCAGCAGCAGCAGGCCGAGGCCGCGCTGACGCAGGGCGCCAACGTCCTCGTCCTCGACCCGGTCGACGGCAAGGCTGCCGCCGCGATCGCCGCCAGCGCCAAGGGCCAGGGTGTCCCGGTCGTGGCCTACGACCGCTTCATCGCCGGTGTCGACTACTACGTCTCCTTCGACAACGAGAGCGTCGGCAAGCTCCAGGCCCAGACCCTGGTCGACATCCTCAAGAAGGACGGCAAGACCTCCGGCGACATCGTCATGATCAACGGTTCGCCGACCGACCCCAACGCCGCCAGCTTCAAGAAGGGCGCGCACAGCGTCATCGACACGAGCGGCTTCAAGGTCGCGGCGGAGTACGACACCCCGGACTGGAGCCCCGACAAGGCCCAGGCGTGGATGGAGGGGCAGATCTCCGCGGTCAAGGGCAACCTCGTCGGCGTCTACGCCGCCAACGACGGCACCGGCGGCGGCGCGATCGCTGCCCTCAAGGGAGGCGGCGTCAACCCCCTCCCGCCGGTCACCGGTCAGGACTCCGAGCTCGCCGCCATCCAGCGGATCCTCTCGGGCGACCAGGCCATGACCATCTACAAGCCGATCCCGCCGGAGGCCGAGGCTGCTGCCAAGGCCGCGATCGCCCTGGCCAACAAGCAGAAGCCGGCCTCGACGGCCGACACCGAGGGCGTCCCCTCGACGATCCTGGACCCGATCGCCGTCACCAAGGACACGATCAAGGACACGATCATCAAGGACAACGTCTACAAGGTCGCCGACATCTGCACCGGTTCGTTCGCCGCGGCGTGCACCGCTGCCGGCATCAGCTGA
- a CDS encoding ROK family transcriptional regulator: MNPSQAAPGSQASLREANRLRVLEALRDQGAMTQVEIAGFTGLSPATVSNLVRDLDTAGAVELEPSIRNGRRAVLVSLATGNTLLAAIAFGDRDVRVAIGTGPRDIVGRQRMPLPADHAADEGMERASRLLLDLVEKAGKTMDDVRAVGVGIPAPVDRISGQVGSQSILPGWRGVAVADEMAGRLQAPVIVDNTSNLAALGELRCGVLQGIQHAVYIKLSHGVGAGLILDGEIFRGAAGTAGEIGHMTIDENGPVCRCGNRGCLETYIGSRGLLEVLSASHGPLSLRDVIHRALDGDPGCRRVLEDAGRHLGVAVAGVVNLVNPEVVVLGGQLAKVGTIITGPLRASLERCAIPSAAASVEVVLGELDTDADVVGALVSAAALLPANEGVLVGAASIS; the protein is encoded by the coding sequence GTGAACCCATCCCAGGCGGCACCCGGCTCGCAGGCGTCCCTGCGTGAAGCCAACCGCCTTCGCGTCCTCGAGGCCCTGCGGGACCAGGGGGCGATGACGCAGGTCGAGATCGCGGGCTTCACCGGCCTCAGCCCGGCCACCGTCTCCAACCTCGTGCGCGACCTCGACACCGCCGGTGCGGTCGAGCTCGAGCCGAGCATCCGGAACGGGCGACGGGCGGTCCTGGTCTCGCTCGCGACCGGCAACACGCTGCTCGCGGCGATCGCCTTCGGCGACCGTGACGTGCGCGTCGCCATCGGCACCGGACCGCGCGACATCGTGGGGCGCCAGCGCATGCCGCTGCCCGCCGACCACGCCGCCGACGAGGGTATGGAGCGCGCGTCCCGCCTGCTCCTCGACCTCGTCGAGAAGGCCGGCAAGACGATGGACGACGTGCGCGCCGTCGGTGTCGGCATCCCGGCCCCGGTCGACCGCATCTCGGGCCAGGTCGGCAGCCAGAGCATCCTGCCCGGCTGGCGCGGGGTCGCGGTCGCCGACGAGATGGCCGGCCGTCTCCAGGCGCCGGTCATCGTCGACAACACCTCCAACCTCGCGGCACTCGGTGAGCTGAGGTGCGGTGTGCTGCAGGGCATCCAGCACGCGGTCTACATCAAGCTCTCGCACGGTGTGGGCGCCGGACTCATCCTCGACGGCGAGATCTTCCGCGGCGCGGCCGGGACGGCGGGCGAGATCGGCCACATGACGATCGACGAGAACGGCCCGGTCTGCCGCTGCGGGAACCGCGGCTGCCTCGAGACCTACATCGGGTCGCGTGGCCTGCTCGAGGTGCTGTCCGCCTCGCACGGCCCCCTCAGCCTGCGCGACGTCATCCACCGGGCGCTCGACGGCGACCCGGGGTGTCGACGCGTCCTGGAGGACGCCGGGCGCCACCTCGGAGTGGCCGTGGCCGGCGTGGTCAACCTCGTCAACCCCGAGGTCGTCGTGCTCGGGGGACAGCTCGCCAAGGTGGGGACGATCATCACCGGGCCCCTGCGCGCCTCCCTGGAGCGCTGCGCCATACCCAGTGCCGCCGCCTCGGTCGAGGTGGTCCTCGGGGAGCTCGACACCGATGCCGACGTGGTGGGTGCGCTGGTCTCCGCGGCGGCTCTGTTGCCGGCCAACGAGGGTGTCCTCGTGGGTGCCGCGTCTATTTCTTGA